The proteins below come from a single Excalfactoria chinensis isolate bCotChi1 chromosome 7, bCotChi1.hap2, whole genome shotgun sequence genomic window:
- the LSS gene encoding lanosterol synthase isoform X1, whose amino-acid sequence MAADGAVRRRGGPWRTAAATELPSWRLRCEGGRQRWCYLGDGGENEDAAGGRRAQTALEAHSLGLDTDELLQALPVAGTAREAARNGMRFYATLQAEDGHWAGDYGGPLFLLPGLLIVCHTARIPLPDGFRREMVRYLRSVQLPDGGWGLHVEDKSTVFGTALNYVALRILGVGPDDPDIVRARVNLHSKGGAVGIPSWGKFWLAVLNVYSWEGMNTLLPEMWLLPTWFPAHPSRLWCHCRQVYLPMSYCYAKRLSAEEDELIRSLQQELYVQDYASIDWAAQRNNVAACDVYTPHSWLLGIAYAVMNMYEAHHSTYLRQRAITELYDHIKADDRFTKCISIGPISKTINMLVRWFVDGENSPAFQEHVSRIPDYLWLGLDGMKMQGTNGSQLWDTAFAIQAFLEAEAQKIPEFMSCLQNAHEFLRFTQIPENPPDYQKYYRHMNKGGFPFSTRDCGWIVADCTAEGLKSIMLLQEKCPFIVNPVPAERLFDAVNVLLSMRNSDGGFATYETKRGGHLLELLNPSEVFGDIMIDYTYVECTSAVMQALRHFQDVYPEHRTSEIRETLQKGLDFCRKKQRADGSWEGSWGVCFTYGTWFGLEAFASMQHVYRDGVVCREVARACQFLLSKQMTDGGWGEDFESCEQRTYVQSSTSQIHNTCWALLGLMAVRYPDTGVLERGIKLLIDKQLPNGDWPQENIAGVFNKSCAISYTAYRNIFPIWTLGRFSRLHPNSPLAEHLQSGPLAGVGKTPKTALSD is encoded by the exons ATGGCGGCGGACGG GGCGGTGCGGCGACGCGGCGGTCCGTGGCGCACGGCGGCAGCTACGGAGCTGCCCTCCTGGCGGCTGCGCTGCGAAGGCGGCCGGCAGCGCTGGTGCTATCTGGGTGACGGCGGCGAGAACGAGGATGCAGCCGGAGGGCGGCGGGCGCAGACGGCGCTGGAGGCGCACAGCTTGGGCCTGGACACG GACGAGCTGCTGCAGGCGCTGCCGGTCGCCGGGACGGCGCGGGAGGCCGCCCGCAACGGCATGCGTTTCTACGCCACGCTGCAGGCCGAGGACGGTCACTGGGCCGGCGATTACGGCGGGCCGCTATTCCTGCTGCCAG GGCTGCTCATCGTCTGTCACACCGCCCGCATCCCGCTGCCCGACGGCTTCCGCAGGGAGATGGTGCGCTACCTGCGCTCCGTGCAGCTCCCGGACGGCGGCTGGGGCCT GCACGTGGAAGACAAATCGACGGTGTTTGGCACGGCGCTCAACTATGTAGCCCTGAGGATCCTGGGGGTTGGCCCAGATGACCCCGACATCGTGCGTGCCCGCGTCAACCTGCACAGCAAAG GAGGTGCTGTGGGGATCCCCTCCTGGGGCAAGTTTTGGCTGGCCGTCCTCAATGTCTACAGCTGGGAGGGGATGAACACGCTGCTCCCAGAGATGTG GCTGCTCCCTACGTGGTTCCCAGCCCATCCGTCCAGGCTCTGGTGCCACTGCCGCCAGGTCTACCTCCCCATGAGCTACTGCTACGCCAAGCGTCTGTCAGCAGAAGAGGATGAACTAATCCGGAGCTTGCAGCAG GAGCTGTATGTGCAAGACTATGCCAGCATTGACTGGGCAGCGCAGAGGAACAACGTGGCTGCCTGTGATGTCTACACCCCACATAGCTGGCTACTGGGAATCGCCTATG CTGTCATGAATATGTATGAAGCCCACCACAGCACCTACCTGCGGCAGCGAGCCATCACGGAGCTGTATGACCACATCAAGGCTGATGACAGATTCACCAAGTGTATCAGCATTGGTCCA ATTTCCAAGACCATCAACATGTTGGTTCGCTGGTTTGTGGATGGGGAGAACTCACCAGCTTTTCAGGAGCATGTTTCCAGGATCCCTGACTATCTCTG GCTGGGTCTTGATGGCATGAAGATGCAG GGTACAAATGGATCCCAGCTGTGGGACACTGCCTTTGCTATCCAGGCCTTCCTGGAG GCAGAAGCCCAGAAGATACCTGAGTTCATGTCCTGCCTTCAGAATGCCCATGAGTTTCTTAGGTTTACCCAG ATCCCAGAGAACCCACCTGACTACCAGAAATATTACCGCCATATGAACAAG GGTGGATTTCCCTTCAGCACACGGGACTGTGGCTGGATTGTGGCAGACTGCACAGCGGAGGGACTGAAGTCAATtatgctgctgcaggagaagtgTCCCTTCATAGTCAACCCTGTCCCAGCTGAGCGCCTCTTTGATGCTGTGAATGTG TTACTGAGCATGAGGAACTCAGATGGAGGCTTTGCAACATATGAAACCAAGAGAGGAGGCCACttgctggagctgctgaacCCCTCAGAAGTGTTTG GTGACATCATGATTGATTACACCTACGTGGAATGCACGTCAGCTGTCATGCAGGCACTGAGACACTTCCAAGATGTGTATCCTGAGCACAGAACCTCAGAGATCAG AGAGACTCTGCAGAAAGGCCTGGACTTCTGTCGCAAGAAGCAGCGAGCTGATGGGTCATGGGAAGG GAGCTGGGGAGTTTGCTTCACATATGGAACCTGGTTTGGTCTGGAGGCATTTGCCAGTATGCAGCATGTGTACCGTGATGG GGTGGTATGCAGAGAAGTGGCCCGAGCTTGCCAGTTCCTGCTCTCCAAGCAGATGACAGATGGTGGATGGGGAGAGGACTTTGAGTCATGTGAGCAGCGCACGTATGTGCAGAGTTCCACATCACAGATCCACAACACATGTTGGGCCCTGCTGGGGCTCATGGCTGTCAG GTACCCTGACACTGGTGTGCTGGAAAGGGGCATCAAACTGCTGATTGATAAGCAGCTGCCCAATGGTGACTGGCCTCAG GAGAACATTGCTGGGGTGTTCAACAAGTCATGTGCCATCAGTTACACTGCCTACCGCAATATCTTCCCCATCTGGACACTTGGACGTTTCTCTCGGCTGCATCCCAACAGCCCTCTTGCTGAGCACCTGCAATCTGGACCCTTGGCTGGGGTGGGGAAGACCCCAAAGACGGCGTTGTCTGATTGA
- the LSS gene encoding lanosterol synthase isoform X2 yields MRFYATLQAEDGHWAGDYGGPLFLLPGLLIVCHTARIPLPDGFRREMVRYLRSVQLPDGGWGLHVEDKSTVFGTALNYVALRILGVGPDDPDIVRARVNLHSKGGAVGIPSWGKFWLAVLNVYSWEGMNTLLPEMWLLPTWFPAHPSRLWCHCRQVYLPMSYCYAKRLSAEEDELIRSLQQELYVQDYASIDWAAQRNNVAACDVYTPHSWLLGIAYAVMNMYEAHHSTYLRQRAITELYDHIKADDRFTKCISIGPISKTINMLVRWFVDGENSPAFQEHVSRIPDYLWLGLDGMKMQGTNGSQLWDTAFAIQAFLEAEAQKIPEFMSCLQNAHEFLRFTQIPENPPDYQKYYRHMNKGGFPFSTRDCGWIVADCTAEGLKSIMLLQEKCPFIVNPVPAERLFDAVNVLLSMRNSDGGFATYETKRGGHLLELLNPSEVFGDIMIDYTYVECTSAVMQALRHFQDVYPEHRTSEIRETLQKGLDFCRKKQRADGSWEGSWGVCFTYGTWFGLEAFASMQHVYRDGVVCREVARACQFLLSKQMTDGGWGEDFESCEQRTYVQSSTSQIHNTCWALLGLMAVRYPDTGVLERGIKLLIDKQLPNGDWPQENIAGVFNKSCAISYTAYRNIFPIWTLGRFSRLHPNSPLAEHLQSGPLAGVGKTPKTALSD; encoded by the exons ATGCGTTTCTACGCCACGCTGCAGGCCGAGGACGGTCACTGGGCCGGCGATTACGGCGGGCCGCTATTCCTGCTGCCAG GGCTGCTCATCGTCTGTCACACCGCCCGCATCCCGCTGCCCGACGGCTTCCGCAGGGAGATGGTGCGCTACCTGCGCTCCGTGCAGCTCCCGGACGGCGGCTGGGGCCT GCACGTGGAAGACAAATCGACGGTGTTTGGCACGGCGCTCAACTATGTAGCCCTGAGGATCCTGGGGGTTGGCCCAGATGACCCCGACATCGTGCGTGCCCGCGTCAACCTGCACAGCAAAG GAGGTGCTGTGGGGATCCCCTCCTGGGGCAAGTTTTGGCTGGCCGTCCTCAATGTCTACAGCTGGGAGGGGATGAACACGCTGCTCCCAGAGATGTG GCTGCTCCCTACGTGGTTCCCAGCCCATCCGTCCAGGCTCTGGTGCCACTGCCGCCAGGTCTACCTCCCCATGAGCTACTGCTACGCCAAGCGTCTGTCAGCAGAAGAGGATGAACTAATCCGGAGCTTGCAGCAG GAGCTGTATGTGCAAGACTATGCCAGCATTGACTGGGCAGCGCAGAGGAACAACGTGGCTGCCTGTGATGTCTACACCCCACATAGCTGGCTACTGGGAATCGCCTATG CTGTCATGAATATGTATGAAGCCCACCACAGCACCTACCTGCGGCAGCGAGCCATCACGGAGCTGTATGACCACATCAAGGCTGATGACAGATTCACCAAGTGTATCAGCATTGGTCCA ATTTCCAAGACCATCAACATGTTGGTTCGCTGGTTTGTGGATGGGGAGAACTCACCAGCTTTTCAGGAGCATGTTTCCAGGATCCCTGACTATCTCTG GCTGGGTCTTGATGGCATGAAGATGCAG GGTACAAATGGATCCCAGCTGTGGGACACTGCCTTTGCTATCCAGGCCTTCCTGGAG GCAGAAGCCCAGAAGATACCTGAGTTCATGTCCTGCCTTCAGAATGCCCATGAGTTTCTTAGGTTTACCCAG ATCCCAGAGAACCCACCTGACTACCAGAAATATTACCGCCATATGAACAAG GGTGGATTTCCCTTCAGCACACGGGACTGTGGCTGGATTGTGGCAGACTGCACAGCGGAGGGACTGAAGTCAATtatgctgctgcaggagaagtgTCCCTTCATAGTCAACCCTGTCCCAGCTGAGCGCCTCTTTGATGCTGTGAATGTG TTACTGAGCATGAGGAACTCAGATGGAGGCTTTGCAACATATGAAACCAAGAGAGGAGGCCACttgctggagctgctgaacCCCTCAGAAGTGTTTG GTGACATCATGATTGATTACACCTACGTGGAATGCACGTCAGCTGTCATGCAGGCACTGAGACACTTCCAAGATGTGTATCCTGAGCACAGAACCTCAGAGATCAG AGAGACTCTGCAGAAAGGCCTGGACTTCTGTCGCAAGAAGCAGCGAGCTGATGGGTCATGGGAAGG GAGCTGGGGAGTTTGCTTCACATATGGAACCTGGTTTGGTCTGGAGGCATTTGCCAGTATGCAGCATGTGTACCGTGATGG GGTGGTATGCAGAGAAGTGGCCCGAGCTTGCCAGTTCCTGCTCTCCAAGCAGATGACAGATGGTGGATGGGGAGAGGACTTTGAGTCATGTGAGCAGCGCACGTATGTGCAGAGTTCCACATCACAGATCCACAACACATGTTGGGCCCTGCTGGGGCTCATGGCTGTCAG GTACCCTGACACTGGTGTGCTGGAAAGGGGCATCAAACTGCTGATTGATAAGCAGCTGCCCAATGGTGACTGGCCTCAG GAGAACATTGCTGGGGTGTTCAACAAGTCATGTGCCATCAGTTACACTGCCTACCGCAATATCTTCCCCATCTGGACACTTGGACGTTTCTCTCGGCTGCATCCCAACAGCCCTCTTGCTGAGCACCTGCAATCTGGACCCTTGGCTGGGGTGGGGAAGACCCCAAAGACGGCGTTGTCTGATTGA
- the S100B gene encoding protein S100-B has product MSELEKAMIAIIDAFHQYSGKEGDKHKLKKSELKELINNELTHFLGEIKDQETVDKVMEALDSDGDAECDFQEFVAFIAMVTSACHEFFEHE; this is encoded by the exons ATGTCTGAGCTGGAGAAGGCCATGATTGCCATCATTGATGCTTTCCACCAGTActctgggaaggaaggagacaagCATAAGCTGAAGAAATCGGAGCTGAAGGAGCTCATCAACAATGAATTAACCCATTTCCTTGGT GAGATCAAAGACCAGGAGACTGTGGACAAAGTCATGGAGGCACTGGACAGTGATGGGGATGCAGAGTGCGACTTCCAGGAGTTCGTGGCCTTCATTGCCATGGTTACCTCTGCTTGCCACGAGTTCTTTGAGCACGAGTGA